One window of Pseudomonas urmiensis genomic DNA carries:
- a CDS encoding glycine zipper 2TM domain-containing protein, which produces MNKSMLVGAVLGAVGVTAGGAVATYSLVNKGPEVAQVTDVQPIKQQVKTPREVCKDVTVTRQAPVKDQHQIAGTVVGALAGGLLGNQIGGGTGKKIATVAGAVGGGYAGNKVQEGMQERDTYTTTQTRCNTVNDLSEKVVGYNVTYSIGDKVGKVKMDHEPGSTIPLDENGKLVLSQAQPGQ; this is translated from the coding sequence GTGAATAAATCAATGCTAGTGGGTGCGGTGCTGGGTGCTGTCGGTGTCACTGCCGGAGGTGCTGTGGCGACCTACAGCTTGGTGAACAAAGGCCCTGAGGTTGCTCAGGTGACGGACGTGCAGCCGATTAAACAGCAGGTCAAGACCCCGCGCGAAGTGTGCAAGGACGTCACTGTGACCCGTCAGGCGCCGGTCAAGGACCAGCACCAGATTGCCGGCACCGTGGTCGGTGCACTGGCCGGCGGCTTGCTGGGTAACCAGATTGGCGGCGGTACCGGCAAGAAGATCGCCACCGTGGCCGGTGCGGTCGGTGGCGGTTATGCCGGTAACAAGGTGCAGGAGGGCATGCAGGAGCGTGACACCTACACCACCACGCAAACCCGCTGCAATACGGTCAACGACCTCAGCGAGAAGGTGGTTGGCTACAACGTGACCTATTCGATTGGCGACAAGGTCGGCAAGGTGAAGATGGATCACGAGCCGGGCTCGACCATTCCGCTGGATGAGAATGGCAAGCTGGTGCTGAGCCAGGCGCAGCCGGGGCAGTAA
- the suhB gene encoding type III secretion system regulator SuhB, with protein sequence MQPMLNIALRAARSASELIFRSIERLDSIKVDEKEAKDYVSEVDRAAEQSIVNALRKAYPNHSIQGEETGLHAGSGEEGKDYLWIIDPLDGTTNFLRGVPHFAVSIACKYRGRLEHAVVLDPVRQEEFTASRGRGAQVNGRRLRVSSRTSLEGALLGTGYPFRDNQMEDLDNYLGMFRALTGQTAGIRRAGSASLDLAYVAAGRFDAYWESGLSEWDMAAGVLLVQEAGGLVSDFNGGHDFLEKGHIVAGNIKCFKAVLTAIQPHVPHSLKR encoded by the coding sequence ATGCAGCCTATGCTGAATATCGCCCTGCGCGCTGCTCGCAGCGCCAGTGAACTGATTTTCCGCTCCATCGAACGCCTGGATAGCATCAAGGTCGACGAAAAGGAAGCCAAGGACTACGTCTCCGAGGTTGACCGCGCTGCCGAGCAGAGCATCGTCAACGCCTTGCGCAAGGCCTACCCGAACCACTCCATCCAAGGCGAAGAGACCGGCCTGCACGCTGGCTCCGGCGAAGAAGGCAAGGACTACCTGTGGATCATCGATCCGCTGGATGGCACCACCAACTTCCTGCGTGGCGTTCCTCACTTTGCGGTCAGCATCGCCTGCAAATACCGTGGCCGCCTGGAGCACGCCGTGGTCCTCGACCCAGTGCGCCAGGAAGAGTTCACCGCCAGCCGTGGCCGTGGCGCCCAAGTCAACGGTCGCCGCCTGCGCGTCAGCTCGCGCACCAGCCTGGAAGGCGCACTGCTGGGTACCGGCTATCCGTTCCGCGACAACCAGATGGAAGACCTGGACAACTACCTGGGCATGTTCCGCGCCCTGACTGGCCAGACCGCCGGCATCCGCCGCGCCGGCTCCGCCAGCCTGGACCTGGCCTATGTCGCCGCTGGCCGTTTCGACGCCTACTGGGAGTCGGGCCTGTCCGAATGGGACATGGCTGCCGGCGTGCTGCTGGTACAAGAAGCCGGCGGCCTGGTGAGCGACTTCAACGGTGGCCATGACTTCCTCGAGAAGGGCCATATCGTTGCGGGCAACATCAAGTGCTTCAAAGCCGTGCTGACTGCCATCCAGCCGCACGTGCCGCACTCGCTGAAACGCTGA
- the secF gene encoding protein translocase subunit SecF, which produces MKTINFMGVRNVAFAITVLLTVLALFSWWQKGLNFGLDFTGGTLIELTYERPADLKTVRAELVESGFGDAVVQSFGATTDLLVRMPGDDPQLGSKVAAALQKAGGDNPATLKRVEFVGPQVGEELRDQGGLGMLLALGGVLIYLAFRFQWKFAVGAIISLIHDVVVTVGILSFFQITFDLTVLAAVLAIIGYSLNDTIVVFDRVRENFRVMRKASLIENINVSTTQTLLRTIATSVSTLLAIAALLFFGGDNLFGFSLALFIGVMAGTYSSIYIANVVLIWLNLNSEDLIPPVKAEGVDDRP; this is translated from the coding sequence ATGAAAACCATCAACTTCATGGGCGTGCGCAATGTCGCGTTCGCCATCACCGTACTGCTTACCGTGCTGGCACTGTTCAGCTGGTGGCAGAAGGGCCTGAACTTCGGTCTGGACTTCACCGGCGGTACGCTCATCGAGCTGACCTACGAGCGTCCGGCAGACCTGAAAACCGTGCGTGCCGAGCTGGTCGAGTCGGGTTTTGGCGATGCCGTGGTGCAGAGCTTTGGCGCGACCACCGACCTGTTGGTGCGTATGCCTGGCGACGACCCGCAACTGGGTAGCAAAGTCGCGGCGGCCTTGCAGAAGGCCGGTGGCGACAACCCGGCAACCCTCAAGCGCGTCGAGTTCGTCGGCCCGCAGGTGGGTGAGGAGCTGCGTGACCAGGGTGGCCTGGGCATGCTCCTGGCGCTGGGCGGGGTGTTGATCTACCTGGCCTTCCGCTTCCAGTGGAAGTTCGCCGTGGGCGCGATCATCTCGCTGATCCACGACGTGGTGGTGACCGTAGGTATCCTGTCGTTCTTCCAGATCACCTTCGACCTGACGGTGCTGGCGGCGGTGCTGGCGATCATCGGTTACTCGCTCAACGACACCATCGTCGTGTTCGACCGGGTACGTGAGAACTTCCGGGTCATGCGCAAGGCTTCGTTGATCGAGAACATCAACGTCTCGACCACCCAGACCCTGCTGCGTACCATCGCCACCTCGGTGTCGACCTTGCTGGCCATCGCGGCGCTGCTGTTCTTCGGCGGCGACAACCTGTTCGGCTTCTCCCTGGCACTGTTCATCGGGGTCATGGCCGGTACCTACTCGTCGATCTACATCGCCAACGTGGTACTGATCTGGCTGAACCTGAACAGCGAAGACCTGATTCCACCGGTCAAGGCAGAGGGTGTGGACGACCGTCCGTAA